The following is a genomic window from Aquificota bacterium.
TCATACACAACCCACAGGAGGTGAAAAGGCTTGAGGAGAAGGGCCTTGTGCTTCTCAAAGACGAGAACCATCTAAAAGAGGGCCATAGGGTGCTTATCCGTTCCCATGGCATTCCACCCCAAAAGGAAAGGGAACTCCTTTCAAAAGGTGTGAAAATAATTGATGCCACATGTCCCTACGTCAAGGCGGTGCATTCTGCAGTTATAAGGCTTTGCCAAGAGGGCTACTTTGTGGTTTTGGTAGGAGAGAAGAACCATCCCGAGGTGATAGGCACCCTTGGGTATTTGCAAGAGTGCGGCGGCAAAGGAATAGTGGTAGAGAACAAAGAGGACCTCAAGGAAGCTCTTGGAAAGGAAAGGGTGGGCGTGGTGGCCCAAACCACCCAAAAGGAGCAGTTTTTCAAAGAAGTGGTGGGAGAGCTTGCCCTGTGGGTAAAGGAATTAAAAGTAATAAATACCATATGCAACGCTACATCCGAAAGGCAGGAGGATGTTTATAGCCTTGCGCCCAGGGTGGATGTGATGGTCATAATAGGCGGTAAAAACAGTGGAAACACAAGAAGGCTTTATGAGATAGCCAAAAGCCTAAACCCCAACAGCTACCATGTGGAAACCGCAGAAGAGCTAAAAGAGGAGTGGTTCAAAGGCGCCCAAAGGGTAGGCATAACGGCAGGTGCCTCTACCCCCGATTGGATAATAAGGGAGGTGGTGGAAAGGATAAGGGCTTTGACTGTATAATTAAATCTATACGTGGGGTGAGAAATTCATCCTTTGTAGTGGCAGGTTTTAAACCTGCCAAATTATAAAACATCAGGCGGGTTCAAGACCCGCCACTACTTTTGGATTTTTTATTAGTAGTTGCACGGCATGCCGTGCTTCTACATTTCTTGTCTCATTTATTTTTTGCAAGAAGGTATGATGGTATCCCAGCTTCTTAATTAATTTCTCACCCGGCGTGTGTTTTGACTGTATAATTAAATCTATGAGATGGTTTTTCTTTTTGCTTTTTGTTTTTAGCTTTTCCTTTTCACAAGACCTCTACACAGAGTTTATAAAATCCCAAGTAAAAGAGATACCCCTAAACAAGGCCATAGTGGTAGGGAAGGGAAAAAATGAACTCATCAGCTTTATAAACCCCGACTGCGGGCATTGTAGGAAGGAGTGGAAGGCCCTAAGGCCCCATTTGGACAAGGTCAAGATATACGTGTTTTTACTGCCCTTTAAAACCTTTCCGGAGAGCTATGCAAAGTCCAACTACATAGCCTGTTCAAAGGACAAGTTAAAGGCCCTTGATGAGGTCCTCTCTGGAAAGTTTGACGGAAGGCCTCCCCTTGTAAAAGACTGCCCTCTTGTGCAAGAACACATAAAGGTGGCGGAAAAGTTAAACGTGCAAGGCACGCCCTACAACATAATCCTTAAAAATTACAAGGTAATAGAAGGCTATAGCCCAGCCCTTCTTAAAGAGCTTGGTATTCAATGATAGTGGTTGTAATGGGCCTTTCTGGTTCTGGTAAGTCCTTTTTGGCAAGCCTTTTACACGAAGAGTTCGGTTTTGAATGGATAAGGAGCGACCAGGTAAGGAAGGAGCTGGCGGGTATAGAAGCAAGCCAAAGGGTAAAGGTACCCTACGGGGAAGGTATATACTCTCAAGAGTGGACTCAAAGGGTCTATAAGGAGATGGTAAGAAGGGCAAAGGAGAAGGCAGAGGAGGGAAAGGATGTGGTCTTGGATGCCACCTTTCTTGAAGAGTGGCAAAGGAGCTTGGTAAAAGAGGAGTTCAAAGATGCTCTTTTTCTTTTGGCCTTTGCCCAAGAGGAGGAGATAATAAGGAGGTTAAAAAGCAGGAAAGATATATCTGATGCGGACATAGAGGTTTATCTAAAACAAAAGGAGAGGTTTGTGCCACCAGCGTATGCCATCCCAATAGATACTCAAAGGTCCAAGGAGGAGCTTAAGGCTGTCCTGCTGGAGCTACTCCAAGGTTATGGATGGAAAGGCACTCAATAGACTTATTTAAAAAATCGCCATTGGTCAGCTTACAATCTGGGCTCAATCCCTTATCGCTGGTTATAGTTTCTCCACTTGGTAGTTTCATCTCAAAAGTGACAAGCCTTAGGACATGACCGCAAGGGTCAAGAGGGTATAAATTGCTTCCCACATACTTTCCAACTGTGTTTTCTCCAACTATAATAGCTTTTGCGTGTCTTTTCAAAAGCACGGCCACAAGCTCGGCAGCGGAAGCAGTTTGCTTGCTAACCAAAATAACCATAGGCTTGTTTAATCCTTCCTTGTTTTTAAACTGGTATACACCGAAGTTTCTATCCCTACCCTCCAAATAGAACATCACACCCTCTCCACCAACCAGCATATCCACTATACCCTTTGCTACGGAAATTAGACCACCACCGTTGTCTCT
Proteins encoded in this region:
- a CDS encoding AAA family ATPase → MIVVVMGLSGSGKSFLASLLHEEFGFEWIRSDQVRKELAGIEASQRVKVPYGEGIYSQEWTQRVYKEMVRRAKEKAEEGKDVVLDATFLEEWQRSLVKEEFKDALFLLAFAQEEEIIRRLKSRKDISDADIEVYLKQKERFVPPAYAIPIDTQRSKEELKAVLLELLQGYGWKGTQ
- a CDS encoding DsbC family protein, producing the protein MRWFFFLLFVFSFSFSQDLYTEFIKSQVKEIPLNKAIVVGKGKNELISFINPDCGHCRKEWKALRPHLDKVKIYVFLLPFKTFPESYAKSNYIACSKDKLKALDEVLSGKFDGRPPLVKDCPLVQEHIKVAEKLNVQGTPYNIILKNYKVIEGYSPALLKELGIQ
- the ispH gene encoding 4-hydroxy-3-methylbut-2-enyl diphosphate reductase gives rise to the protein MPEIIIAEHAGFCFGVKRAISLAEEALRDGQKVFSMGPLIHNPQEVKRLEEKGLVLLKDENHLKEGHRVLIRSHGIPPQKERELLSKGVKIIDATCPYVKAVHSAVIRLCQEGYFVVLVGEKNHPEVIGTLGYLQECGGKGIVVENKEDLKEALGKERVGVVAQTTQKEQFFKEVVGELALWVKELKVINTICNATSERQEDVYSLAPRVDVMVIIGGKNSGNTRRLYEIAKSLNPNSYHVETAEELKEEWFKGAQRVGITAGASTPDWIIREVVERIRALTV